The genomic interval gtctttgaCTCCAGTGACCGGCCTGGCTCTGGTTACACTCTCTCTAACATGACGGACAGGAGAAACCTCTCCTGGTGCACCTTGCTTGCGGGAAGCCGAGCGGCTGCAGGCAGAAATAAATCTCCCCTGAGGAAAGTCGATACAGCGGCTCACATGTCCCAGGAAGAGGCATACTTGAGACCGAATGAATCTTAATGGATACaaaactgtgtgcatgtgatacACACCAACATGAGCAGTCTCAATGAGGGCGAGAGGTACTCAAAAACCTCAACCCAAGTGTAAGTATGAGAAAGGAGTGAGTGTGTAAAGTTAAAGCACCACAGGGAGTCTGAGCAGTTAAAGAGTTTGTTAAAAAATACTTCTGAAATGTACTTTTTACATCAACTTTTGGTTGTATCATAGGCCATATATGACCAGGAAATGAAGTGGCAGAGCTCCTAACCCTACCAAGAACAGACTTAAACCTCTAACCCGAGTCTCTTCAAACAGCTACTGAAGCAATGTAGGTGAAGAACTCCAAATGTCTGAATGCAGTAGGAATAAAAGAGTGATAAAATGCACACAGGACACTAAAAGCCCTGAGCAAACAGATTTCACAAAACATCCGCTTTGCCCCGAGGCAAACCTCTGAGAGCTCAGGTTTCTGAATGTACAAAGAAATggtgtactgtctctttaagcgAGATAAAACGAGACCCTGTGGTGTCTAAAGTGAGAGGAGCAGCGCTGCTGCTGGTCAGATGAGTCTTCAGATACGGATCAATGGAAACAACTGAGACCAGCGGAGCCAGAGACTCCCTGCTGATTCAATTTACCATCTCTGTAATTCACAtgatcatacacacacacacacacacacacacacacacacacacacacacacatacacacacatacacaaacacacaaaaatgcacAGAAATGGATAGCATTTCCGTCATTTAGATCATATGACGTGCAAAACTTCTCCACAACTTTGCAGTTAACATCACTGACTTCATGCATTTGTCTCATTGTGTCCCGTGTAAGTTTTGAGTCACCTGGCAGACAGGTAGCAGGGGTAAAAGTTGCTGCTACAGTAGCCTGTGAAAGTTTTACACAACCCTGTCTTTATGGgacttgtgtgtttatgtcaacacaaaaccaaaaccAGACACTGTGATGTTGGTTCCTCTAAGCCAGTTGCAGTTTGGTGGTTTCCAGACTCTTTGAATGACAGGCAGGCGATAATACATGCCTTCTTAGTTCACTATCTTTACATGCAAGTAGCTGACTGTTGGGCGCTACGCAGGCTGGATACAGTAGATGTTAGAGCTTCCTGTTGAGGCTCAAAACAACCCTGTAAGAACCAATGACTgccatgtctgtttgtgtttaaagagTTGTCAGATTACTGCCATTTGGAGCAGGAATGCCATTGCAGCGGTATGCGCTCtatctgcttttgctctccatactggCTATTTTCCCTGCATACACCAAATCCTGCTGaaatgtgattggtcaataccaCTCAGACTGCAAAGAACTACAAATGGAAACTTGAAATTTAAAGGTCTACTTTTGTATGTAGATCTGTAAATGATGGTCTGTGATTGAGTGACTCCAGTCCAGTTAACTATCTCTGTGAAACACAAAATACAgcacgagtgagcaggagacaaagcttaaaaataaaaatgttcaacatGACTGCCTCGGAGATGTATTTCTTTTTGTGCATCCAATGCTGAGCTCAAACAGTCTGCATCTGAAACTTTAACACAACCTTTTTGTAGTTTCACTGCTCCTGGCTGCATAAGTGTCAATAAAAGCTGTAATAGTCGATAGTTCATATAAAGAATAGCAGAGCTGAGTCTCTGTTCAATCAGAGCAGCATCAAATATTCATGAAAGCTCCTGTCCGCCGTGCTGCTCCTGGGATCGATGCCTCTGTAATGTGGACTGATACGAGCCCCCGGTCGAGTCCAGGCTTCAGCAGGTTAATGGGCCGACTGGATTTCAGCCACTGCTGGAGGCACTTCCTGCACAAAACTCTGCACCACACCCCACCGACCGACACACTTTGAGTTCCTAGGAAGCTGTGTGTGTAGGTAAAGAAGTCTGTGATGTGTCTTTTTACTGTTGAGGGAAAACATTTGGGTTCTTTATCTTTAATCGACTTTAAGCAGCCTGTAGTCTTGGACAACTGTAGTCATTATCTGACTGATGCAGTTGGCATTTTCACACCTAGCACCAAAGTTGTGAATGTAGCGAAAGCTAGTGTGATTGCATGGATGAGTTGGTCTTGAAATGAGGTGTGTTCAGATTAATTTATTTCtagaggaaaggagggaagggATTTCATCATTGACCAACAAAAAACACTGGTCCCAAATCAAGGGTAAAGTGTTTTAGTTATTTCAAGGCACACTGTTCTCTTCCAGGGCCTGCCTCACCCCAGGTGGACTCTTCCTGTAGATGATCTGCTTGTTTTAATCATGCAATGTCAAAACTAACGTACAAAGAGACTGAATATAAGCCTGTTTCTCGTTGTGCATTACTTGTTGTCATAATTAAGCCCAATTTAACCAATAAAAAAGGAGTGTGACTAATCTTATATGCACCATGCACTTTATACTCATGAACTATGTAATGGATAGTGCATAGGGAGCAGGTTGTTACAGCAGATTATTACATGGCTTTCTTGCAAATTCAAATATGTTTAAACCCCGTAACAAGTGATACCAGGGACAGCCTGATCACActcgtcatgtcaaatcaatctgcagaaggAAGTTCCAGCAAAtttctcctctgcctgttgacactgtggtaaaaacgtttccaggctggtcttgagagtggggaaatgatgacagatgtgagagcagcctgaggagccacTTGACCCCatccatctctgatagggaaaagtggagcaacatcctgtcctgcaatccagagctggtgagagcctctctaagctgctgatctctacaaagtcacttaaactagaagaggaagagataacagcaacaatgttcaaagctgAGACATTTGCCTCCTTTATGTTGAGGCTCTgcgaagaaggagagctgaatgaagacggaaatgtcaacataaatactCCTGACTGCTCGGCTCACCCTGTTTGGATTTAcctttcactttttgttttgcttttaaatCTTCACTTTGACAAGACTTAGAAGAAACCAATGTGGCGTGAGAGTTGTTGAAACAGAAATGCTTTAATTTGCTTCACTAAACTCTGACCTTCGAAGTGAAATAAATTGACTTTGGTTGATTGCCAGAACTTGTGGCGTTATCATCCTGCCGGGCTGTGTGATAATGTGAAGAGCATTAAATATTCAGTTAAGAGGAAGCTGAGTGTCACTACATTATCTGAGATGTCAGGCATTTATTGATGACTTTCCTTTATCCGTTAGAGCtgaaaggacacacacacacacacacacacacacacacacacacacacacacaaacacacacacacacacacacacacacacacacacacacacacacacacactcaaaaccaCTGGGAGTAATATTATTTGTCTGATAGATGTAGTCTATTTGTTTCATGAATTATAGATCATCTTCCAAAATGTCATCCAGAGCGAGCAGACGGGCTCGACGATGTGTGCATGACATCACTTTGACAGATGAGTCCTTCAGAAGCACTTTCTGGAAGTTTAAATTGGGAAACTCAAAGGTtatttaatcaataaataaagcttttcaTATGCTTGGTTGTTTCCTCTCTCAGCCCTGTCAGGCCCGAACTGTTCGATTCTTTCCAGATAATTCAGAGTCTTTAAATCTGGAGTCTTTATTGAGCcttctgataaataaaatagatgagAAATCAGATAACACACTGCATGTAGTCTGTTCATGCATGCAGGCTGCTTGTAAACCACAGGAATAATCTGTTTGTACTTTGGCTCTCTCCAGACACAGAGTTTAACCAGTTTAAAGCCTCCCATGAAATGTGCTTGAAGTTAAGCTACGGCCCTCtgatgaaattaaaacaaatcagCTTGCAGAAATTGAATCACCAGCAGAAATAATTCACTTTGTAAATGAAAAAGCACTCTCTGGCTGCTCCGGGTATCTGTCATCCTGGGACGGGGGGTCCGTCAATGAACATGTAAAGGAgatataagagagagagaagaggaagtctCACTGCCATTAACCTGAGACTACCCTCCCCTCACCCACCCCTCTATCAGCTCGGCCCCGCTCCACTTTCTCATTCATTCCTGGTGGAGAGGAAACTGCTGCCCCCTCTGGGATTTGGCATCATAATTATAAAGGAAGCAGAGGAGTCTGCCGTCTGTTAGAGCTGGAGAGGCTGGAGGCTGGTCACACATGTCCGCTGATGTGCAGAGAAAAAGCAGTCCTAACATGGAAGTGGAGCTGTGTTTCTGACACTGTATGAAGGTAAGATCATTTTTCCTTCAAGCTTTAAAAagttaacaataacaacaacaaagattGCTACTGCTCACAGTCTGTACGGCATCATTAGACTACAAACCCAGAGCAAAGATAACTATGACTTAGCATGATCTGAGGGTCCAACAACAGCTTTGGATGCAGTTTAACCTAACTTAGTTAAGAATGTAGCATGCCTTTCTGCATTGGTTTTAAGGAAAATTGACCTTTGTTTTCTGCAGGCAGTATCTGGTCTCAAGTCTTAATGTGATATCCTCTCTCTGAAGTTGAAAGAAAATCAGTGTGACTGATATTGCTGTTTATCAGAAGGTCATCTGTAGGAAAGTTCCTGACAGTATGTTTATGAAACAGTCAAgatttaaatgtaatgtaaaactaTATATGGGAGGTTTTTTTACCCCTTGTTTCCTATTGGTTTCACTATGACTATGACTAAatgtacattttggaaaacataaaatattgtaGCCTACATGAGATTCGTGAAGATTTGAATTTTTTGGCCAAGTGCCTAAAAGACCTCTAACTTTGACCCCCCTCCAAGGCCACACCCTTTGACATCCTCAAACTCCTTTGATAGTGTTTAATCTTCAAAGTGTCGACAACTCACTGACCCAATTTGGAGTTGTTTGGACAAAACTCCTAGGATTAGTTAGTCCAAATATTCAACCAGTAAATCACCTAAAGTGTAGCAAAATCAGACATTTGACTAAAATTTGTCTACTTCCTGTTTGGATTTCACCATTAGGGTAAGATACTCTTTTTAATAGGTATTGAGATGATACATAAGCTTTGTCATGCATGTAGTTTGAACCCACTGGAGGGGCTGAGAGTTTGAATATTTCTAGGGGGCGCAGAGGAGCCATTTTTGCAAAGTTGTGCATGAGGCTaacaaaatatcaaatgtttaGCCTGATTCACTTTCAAATTCTGCCACGTTAAAGGGGGGTGTTTAGTCCCTCAaatatgcattttattggacAAGAAAATGTCATTGGGTTCCAGCAGCTCCTTGCACCTCGTTCAAAACCTGCAGGCAATaccaaaattgaaaaaaattattACTTCTTGTTTGCTAGCTTGCAGTTTTTGCAACTCATTCCCCCTGACGTTGCATCAGCTGTGCCTTTAGAATTTACTTCAAGTTAACACTAAACCTTTGATTTCTGGGTGTATGAGTGAGTCTGTATGTGCCGCATTGGGTCACTTTCTGAGAACATCTCCCCCTGTTTGTTCCTTTCTGATtaacctttaacatttttacgactgttcttgttttctatatttataaaTTCATATATCTGCTCTGTGTTAAACTTGATGTTATTGGAAAGtactttgttttgttggtttCAGAAAGATGCCCCTATTGTTATTGTTTAGAATGCCTTGTTTTCATGATACAAGGTTGTAAtctatgtttttaaatgtgtcacagATCCAGAAGCGGAAGCAGCCATGTCAGAGAAGAAGCCAAGAAGCTCGGACACACGTCCCAAGAGTGGCCTCCGCAGTTGGAGCGCGGACAGCTATGTGTGGCGAGCGAAGAAACGCTCCCGGAGTTCTCGTAACGAGTCGAGTCCGGGAGGGATGGAGGTGGAGGGGACGGAGGAGCTGGGTGTGCGTTCAGGATCCTGTCCAAGGAGgcgcagagagagaaagtgcaGCTGCAGCACTCTTGGGGATGCATTGACATCTGGAGACATTGATGTAGTTTGCCGGAAGGCTTTGTCCCGCCGCTCTCTGAGGCAGAAGTTTCAGGATGCTGTGGGTCAGTGTTTGCCTCTGCGctcccatcatcatcaccatcatcaccaccttCATCCACCAGGCTCTTCCAGACCTTTCTCTGTGCTCTTCTGGTCCAAACGCAAGATTCATGTCTCTGAGCTCATGCAGGACAAGTGTCCCTTTTCTCCCAAATCTGAACTGGCACGATGTTGGCACCTTATCAAAAATAATGCAACTAATTCAAATTCCCTGAAAGACATGGAGACACCCCTCAAACCCAATGTCtcaacttcctcctcctccccacctCAAACCCCCCTCTCCTGGGACGACATCTGCTGCTCTCCTGGGACTGCAAGCACCAGCCTGGAGGACTGGAACCCGTCTTGTCCTCACGGGGGAGCAGATGGCAGCTGTGGCCACACTGACTACATCCTGGTCCCAGATCTCCTGCAGATCAACAACAGCTCCTGTTACTGGGGTGTGTTGAACCGTTTTGAggctgaggagctactggaggGCAAACCAGAGGGGACGTTTCTGCTCAGAGACTCTGCCCAGGATGAGTTCCTCTTCTCGGTCAGCTTTCGGCGGTACAGTCGCTCCCTGCATGCTCGAATCGAGCAGAACGACAAGCGTTTCAGCTTTGACGTTCGTGACCCGTGCATGTACCGGGACCCCAGTGTGACCGGACTTCTGAGACACTACAGTGACCCGGCCACCTGCCTCTTCTTTGAGCCCCTCCTTTCCCTGCCACTACCGAGGACCTTCCCCTTCACCCTCCAGCACCTGTCCAGAGCTATAATCTGTAGCTGCACCACCTACCAGGGCATAGACTGTCTGCCACTGCCTCCTCAGCTCAGGGACTTCCTCAGGCAGTACCACATAAAGTGTGATGGAGCCTGTGCTGTATGACAGTTCAAATATGGCCTCACATGAAGGAGGGCAAAGATCAGACGAGCATAGACTGGTTCACATGGCAAAGAGCCAAGACTATAGATAATGAATTCCAAGAAGCCTCACTGCTGCAGGTCTTTAAAGGTCTTTAAAGGTCTGAAAGATGCAGAAGAGTGACTGATTCGATACGGTACGATGGAACACATTTTGTTGTCCCTGTAACTAAGTATTTCTCAGAGATCTTTAAAAGGTTTGTTGATCTTTATGCATCAAGAGATGGAAAAACTGTTCTTACTGAGAATCATCAGCCTTGTGTGTGGGTCCGGATCCAAAGACTTTTGGAGCAGATGTTGATGTTACATCTCTTGAGTCATGTTTCAGTATTGAACGATGGTTTGATGGTTTGATGGTTTGTAGCTGAAATTTCTGCTTCCTGTGACCGACCATTATGAAGCTCTtgagagaaggaagaaaggaagaaagcaCAACAGCTGCTACTGATCGAATAAAACATTCCCAGAAACACTTGCCTTAGTGTCCTCAAGGGAGTATGGATTCAGAAAAATCACCAAGACCTTAAATACAACCCTCTTTTTTGTGGGGTATTGACTCTTGAGAGACATAAAGCTGGAAGCATTTTACCTTTGAATTAAGAGTAATCAGGGTTTAGAGTGTGGGTGCATGGGATCACTTAAAAGGGACTGCACCTTTCAGGGCACAAAGCTGAAACCAAATGTCCTTTCATGCATCCTTCTATCGTTGAATGCAATGCTTAGCAGTGATCTCAGCTAAAGGTTAGAGGTCCAGAAACACTGACTGCATTTAGACGTATCCAAAAATTACTCATCATTCATTGACCCTCTGACTTAACACTTGTGTCTTGAGTTGAGAGGTTCTTTTCTAAATCACAGTAACACTGTAAACCCCTTTCTTGTTCAAGGGAACACTTGGCACATTACATCATCCAAGGGGATGTTATCTGACAATGAGAAGTGTTGAAGTCAGTTGGTGTTCATCATGAAGTAATATTTAAGCAACAAAGGGGTTTACATACAGAGAACATTGATAATGCCACTCACTGTATGCACTGTACACACAACTGTCCACCTCAATTTGTGTCTGCATTTTCTTCTGCAACCACAAGATGGCAGCACAACTGCACTGATCACACATTCAGGAAAGTCTTCTCTCACTTGTCTCTCAGCTGCATGTCTGAAAGCTCCTCTGTGAACTGGTATTCTAACATCCACTGTGCCTGATCAGCTTTGAAGAGAGCAGATCACACTTTTCAAACTATTTAAATCACTGTGGTTCCTCTCCAATGCAAATACTGTATTCAATCACCGACACACAAACCAATAAATCCCATTTACACTGCCTCTGTCGTCtgactctttctttctctctctgctctgatttTAATGGTGCGTGTGTCGTCTTGTTTATCCATGCCTGTTCATGCTGCAGCTCACACTTAGACAGGGTAATGGTATGGAAAATGCTGCTTTTGAAGTATCGCTCTGGAAACAATTCATCCCGCTCTCTGCAAAGGACACCTCTAAATGCCAACGCTCCAGCCGAGCATGTGGAAAGATAAGGACATGAAAAACACTATTTCCCAACCAGGGTGATTGATTCATTTATCTTTCATTCAGTCTCTGTGTAAAAAAATATGGCCTGAGGTAGTTTGCATGAATACAAAACAGAGCATGACAGATTCATCATACTGGAGTTAGGTTTTTAATTCAGGTACTTGTCATCTAGGGATCAGCACTTAGTGTCTACATGCTGGTGTAAATCGTTGTGACTGTTTTAACCCATTTTATGATATCATGTTGTTCATGAAGACTAATAGATCCATTTCAGGCTTTACAATGTATGGATAAATACTCTCAGACTATCTTAACATTTAAAGGTTCAACAGGCCTTTttgaaacaacatttcacaaatcaTTGTTGAAGAAGATACATGTTTTACTATCCTACAAGTTGTAAAATGTCTTCACCCGTCACTCAATTTGTCCCAGTAAAAACCGGTTCAATCTTAAACGATATAGAGGTTTTTAGGACGGACAAAGTGTGTCAAAGTGtgtccaacattttttttctgatcctgaaaataaactgtaaaaCAACCCAAATACAGCACAGAAAGACTTGTTGATTTACAAGGCAGGAAGGCCAAGAAGGGAGGGAGATTTTGCAGACAGATGACAGACAGCAGCAATTTGTTTGTTCTCTATTTCAGGTTCTGGAAAGTTCAGCACTACCTCAATGCTGACAGCTTCTGCAACACATCATCATGTGAATTATTCACACAAGTTGAAACCTTTAACTCCAGCGGATATCTATTTCTGTCTATCTGCCTGGCACAAATTCAAACGTGTGTCTTTACGTTGGGTTTGTATGCAATGCGCACATGCAAAAATAAGAATAAGGTACAATCTGAGTCACATACCAGTGACAATGAGAAAGATGCACACTAGAAAGGAGGAGTTGCATCAGTGACAAGATTTACTCTGCACCAGTAAACCACTTCAACCAGTTTCAGGAATGCATTTTGAAAGACGGATCAGACACAGAGGGGGAAACTATCAtggattttaaatgtctgaCAGTCCACCAGTAACATTTAAGTCTCACCATCGTCTTATTAATAACAACAAATCATGTGTTAATCCCAGATTTTATCATCAGTGATGTATTTTTAGATCATCATtgtcatgttttcatcatgGATATCCTTAGTCATCATCTTCAGACATTTGAGATTCATCAACCGAGCTGTCAGTCATGGTGTTATTCCCCTTTTCACAACATTAAATAACTAATTAAGACTAAGCTTCTCAGATAAATAAACACTGTGGCAAACATCAGTATGATAACAACAAACTATAACTctagaaaccatgtttgagaagaTTTTATCTgacatgtattttgattttatagtttgacccatgacCCTTGGAGGAGGCAGGATTGATGACCTGTTCTGCAGGCAGTCACcaggggagctctaaatgttttggcttcacttgtgATGAGTCAAGTCATCCATCTCTTTTCGGTCTGAACAGGccataaatacttaaaaaataaaatcatgttagttcaaaaaagcaaaataaaagacattatTGAAACATagacacatttaatgaacttAGAAGTCTATCTACAATTATGTGCATTGGATTTAGTCCAAGTCAGTCTTTGTGTTTGATCTCTATGATGGTCAACATGTCAAAGCACAGTCAATGGACAGAGTCCGGAGCCACATCCATCGATTGACCTGAACCACatacatgaaatattaatgTTGTCTTGTATGATCCAGTTATAGAGCGTTATTTTTCAGCAGCTCACAGCTGATATCATGTTACATTACATCCATGATACATCTGGTATCCAAATCTGCTGAATCAAACATTTTGTTACTAGGTTTTAGATTCATCCAGGATTACTTCATACAGTCTCATGTAGCCTAacacaggggttctcaaacattttggagccagggaccccttacaggggagaaaattgtccaaggaccccctcataattgtaacacagattaagcacattagtggtgtcatgatcaaaagctgcggctctgagagccgatgctttattgtgaatcagaagagccggctcgcatcgagagagagccggctcccagttttttcctttcgctgcttagctctcacagtgctcagccccagctctgctcacagcagaactttgttttgattggtcagcatggtggccaTCCGACCAATCAcatgaggatataggatacaggtgatggaggggaggctgtgtctAGTGGCTTCATCgattccttctgagagggttagggttagggttctttttaaagaccgggcaaatactcactgagaggagaaatcggatcagcccatccaaactgaggcatctgatttttctcaatgccaacctgaggacattaataatgtttgcttgagtttggttctggatctatTTGCTtgagctggttctggttctgtttgcttgagtttagttcttgtttctgtttgcttgagttggttctggttctggttcatttctggtTCCTTTTATGGTTcagttccggttcagttctggttcg from Notolabrus celidotus isolate fNotCel1 chromosome 3, fNotCel1.pri, whole genome shotgun sequence carries:
- the socs4 gene encoding suppressor of cytokine signaling 4, translating into MSEKKPRSSDTRPKSGLRSWSADSYVWRAKKRSRSSRNESSPGGMEVEGTEELGVRSGSCPRRRRERKCSCSTLGDALTSGDIDVVCRKALSRRSLRQKFQDAVGQCLPLRSHHHHHHHHLHPPGSSRPFSVLFWSKRKIHVSELMQDKCPFSPKSELARCWHLIKNNATNSNSLKDMETPLKPNVSTSSSSPPQTPLSWDDICCSPGTASTSLEDWNPSCPHGGADGSCGHTDYILVPDLLQINNSSCYWGVLNRFEAEELLEGKPEGTFLLRDSAQDEFLFSVSFRRYSRSLHARIEQNDKRFSFDVRDPCMYRDPSVTGLLRHYSDPATCLFFEPLLSLPLPRTFPFTLQHLSRAIICSCTTYQGIDCLPLPPQLRDFLRQYHIKCDGACAV